A region from the Sphaerodactylus townsendi isolate TG3544 linkage group LG01, MPM_Stown_v2.3, whole genome shotgun sequence genome encodes:
- the LG01H2orf73 gene encoding uncharacterized protein C2orf73 homolog, with amino-acid sequence MPSRPVLDTFRIFNIERPKRNNILETFQGRYIRRGPEHHQSLEWRDTPQPYHIKFIKTNTRFLNKPICYVDTDDPKAKGVHWWPCSEPLAHHPKPSYDKQSTQRTDFQKPNCKLSRPVKYRSLVPPSHGIVPLASPRMPTSLPRIFQEEVSFKHQYLARATPCIPYQGKKQGAFVWREIKPARGTLVPERAEAPTSTQGSELSEQPQTEKGNSVVNCITSSSLSLPDSQETPDSDTGLSKTDISVGAKADPSAPEKELGRV; translated from the exons ATGCCTTCGCGCCCGGT CTTAGACACCTTCAGAATATTTAACATTGAGCGCCCAAAAAGAAATAACATCCTAGAGACGTTCCAAGGGAGGTACATACGGAGGGGACCAGAGCACCACCAGTCACTTGAATGGCGTGATACCCCTCAACCATACCATATCAAGTTCATCAAGACCAACACCAGGTTTCTAAACAAACCAATCTGTTATGTGGACACAGATGACCCTAAAGCCAAGGGG GTTCATTGGTGGCCCTGTAGTGAACCCTTAGCGCATCATCCTAAACCATCTTATGACAAGCAAAGCACTCAAAGAACTGATTTCCAGAAGCCAAACTGTAAATTGTCTCGGCCTGTTAAGTACAGAAGTTTGGTGCCACCTTCTCATGGAATAG TCCCACTTGCATCACCTCGAATGCCGACCAGCCTTCCGAGAATTTTTCAAGAGGAGGTCTCTTttaaacatcagtatttggcCAGAGCAACTCCCTGTATCCCCTACCAGGGAAAG aAACAGGGTGCTTTTGTGTGGCGGGAGATAAAGCCAGCGAGAGGGACATTAGTTCCTGAAAGGGCCGAAGCACCGACAAGCACGCAAGGGTCAGAACTGTCGGAGCAGCCACAAACGGAGAAAGGAAACTCAGTGGTAAACTGCATTACCTCATCGAGCCTGAGCTTGCCGGATTCCCAGGAGACACCAGATTCCGACACTGGCTTATCAAAAACAGACATCAGTGTGGGAGCCAAGGCAGATCCCAGTGCCCCTGAGAAGGAGCTTGGAAGAGTGTAG